One segment of Drosophila mauritiana strain mau12 chromosome 3R, ASM438214v1, whole genome shotgun sequence DNA contains the following:
- the LOC117143489 gene encoding forkhead box protein P1 isoform X1: MRKDSFIEMTPNDRRKRDYFCVFAYAHLLGKGSMVMIIHFSFKNMHRIHDDEYSDDAKESDFKGSIQKEISVKARHQISIPDICSDAVKNNCFPPTGFLNSSIAFASHVVKCSSPASSIEESSTAAQQHESNPHMHMQGQHMMAPVPDLGFYNVPEFISEQEKLMFSDAERFMRSKDNEVCNNDFSYMHDEFAMRKYYHPLFAHGICRWPGCEMDLEDITSFVKHLNTEHGLDDRSTAQARVQMQVVSQLESHLQKERDRLQAMMHHLYLSKQLLSPTKIDRKDVPGREGKFCRSPLTVNSIGRPIRQTNSPSPLNLPMVNSTNLCSIKKRNHDKNTFSINGGLPYMLERAGLDVQQEIHRNREFYKNADVRPPFTYASLIRQAIIDSPDKQLTLNEIYNWFQNTFCYFRRNAATWKNAVRHNLSLHKCFMRVENVKGAVWTVDEIEFYKRRPQRTAGIGNNLTGATNSPDTNYFVAMNIGYVGLK, translated from the exons ATGAGAAAAGATAGTTTTATTGAAATGACACCTAATGACAGACGAAAAAGAGATTATTTCTGTGTTTTTGCATATGCCCATCTCTTGGGTAAAGGATCAATGGTAATGATTATacattttagttttaaaaacaTGCATCGGATACATGACGACGAGTATTCCGATGATGCCAAGGAATCGGACTTCAAGGGTTCGATTCAGAAGGAGATATCAGTGAAGGCGCGACACCAAATTTCCATACCGGACATATGCTCAGATGCTGTTAAGAACAATTGCTTTCCGCCGACTGGCTTTCTCAATAGCTCGATCGCCTTTGCCTCACATGTTGTTAAGTGCAGCTCACCGGCCTCGAGCATCGAGGAATCCTCTACGGCGGCCCAGCAGCACGAATCCAATCCCCACATGCACATGCAGGGTCAGCATATGATGGCTCCCGTTCCCGATCTCGGTTTCTACAATGTGCCCGAGTTCATATCCGAGCAGGAGAAGCTCATGTTCTCCGACGCGGAGAGGTTCATGCGGTCGAAGGATAATGAGGTGTGCAACAATGATTTCAGCTATATGCACGATGAGTTCGCCATGCGCAAGTACTATCATCCGTTATTTGCTCATGGCATATGCCGCTGGCCTGGTTGCGAAATGGATTTGGAGGACATCACATCGTTTGTCAA GCATCTGAATACGGAACATGGTTTGGACGATCGATCAACTGCACAGGCTCGGGTTCAAATGCAAGTTGTCTCCCAGCTGGAATCCCACCTGCAAAAGGAAAGAGATCGCTTGCAGGCAATGATGCATCACTTGTACTTGTCCAAGCAACTTTTGTCACCCACCAAAATCGATAGGAAG GACGTGCCCGGAAGGGAGGGAAAGTTTTGCCGGAGTCCGCTTACCGTGAATAGCATAGGCCGACCCATCCGCCAAACAAACTCACCGAGTCCTCTGAATCTTCCAATGGTTAATTCCACCAACTTGTGCTCGATCAAAAAGAGAAACCACGacaaaaatacattttccatAAATGGGG GATTACCCTATATGCTTGAAAGAGCCGGTCTTGATGTGCAACAGG aAATCCATCGAAACAGAGAGTTTTATAAGAACGCTGATGTACGACCGCCTTTTACTTATGCTTCCCTCATAAGACAG gcTATAATTGACTCCCCTGACAAGCAGTTAACCCTAAACGAAATCTACAACTGGTTCCAAAACACATTTTGCTATTTCCGGCGCAACGCAGCTACGTGGAAG AACGCAGTCCGGCACAATCTGTCCCTTCATAAGTGCTTTATGCGGGTTGAGAATGTGAAAGGAGCAGTTTGGACTGTCGACGAGATTGAGTTTTACAAAAGACGACCGCAGCGCACTGCTGGCATTGGTAACAACCTAACTGGTGCTACCAATTCGCCGGACACTAACTATTTTGTAGCCATGAACATTGGGTATGTGGGCCTCAAATAG